A single Panthera tigris isolate Pti1 chromosome A3, P.tigris_Pti1_mat1.1, whole genome shotgun sequence DNA region contains:
- the RMND5A gene encoding E3 ubiquitin-protein transferase RMND5A isoform X7, giving the protein MLLISCSHANEFGHLATEAGTDPSTDATLWRLEVQDQDAGRNFDSDISSVGIDGCWQADSQRLLNEVMVEHFFRQGMLDVAEELCQESGLSVDPSQKEPFVELNRILEALKVRVLRPALEWAVSNREMLIAQNSSLEFKLHRLYFISLLMGGTTNQREALQYAKNFQPFALNHQKDIQVLMGSLVYLRQGIENSPYVHLLDANQWADICDIFTRDACALLGLSVESPLSVSFSAGCVALPALINIKAVIEQRQCTGVWNQKDELPIEVDLGKKCWYHSIFACPILRQQTTDNNPPMKLVCGHIISRDALNKMFNGSKLKCPYCPMEQSPGDAKQIFF; this is encoded by the exons ctctggagactggaagttcaagatcaagatgctggcagg aattttgattCTGACATTAGCAGTGTGGGAATAGATGGCTGCTGGCAGGCAGACAGTCAGAGGCTTCTCAATGAGGTGATGGTAGAGCACTTCTTTCGACAAGGGATGCTGGACGTAGCTGAGGAGCTCTGCCAG gAATCTGGTCTTTCTGTAGACCCAAGTCAGAAAGAACCGTTTGTGGAGTTAAATAGAATTTTAGAAGCATTAAAAGTCAGAGTTCTGAGACCTGCTCTGGA aTGGGCAGTATCAAACCGAGAAATGCTCATAGCCCAAAACAGTTCCTTGGAATTTAAACTACACAGACTGTATTTCATTAGCTTGTTAATGGGCGGAACTACGAATCAGCGAGAAGCATTACAATATGCTAAAAATTTTCAGCCATTTGCCCTAAATCATCAAAAAG ACATTCAGGTTTTGATGGGAAGCCTTGTGTACCTGAGACAAGGGATTGAGAACTCACCATACGTTCACCTACTTGATGCAAACCAGTGGGCTGACATCTGTGACATCTTTACTCGGGACGCCTGTGCCCTCCTGGGGCTCTCGGTGGAGTCCCCTCTCAGTGTCAG tTTCTCAGCAGGTTGTGTGGCACTGCCAGCGTTAATTAATATCAAAGCCGTGATAGAACAGAGGCAGTGCACAGGAGTTTGGAACCAGAAAGATGAATTACCT ATTGAAGTGGACCTTGGTAAAAAGTGCTGGTATCACTCTATATTTGCCTGTCCCATTCTTCGTCAGCAAACAACAGATAACAATCCACCCATGAAATTGGTCTGTGGTCATATTATATCAAGAGATGCcctgaataaaatgtttaatggtAGCaa attaaaatgtccatattgtCCAATGGAACAAAGTCCAGGAGATGCCAAACAGATATTTTTCTGA
- the RMND5A gene encoding E3 ubiquitin-protein transferase RMND5A isoform X8 — protein sequence MSRLVLGTMAYLMEIKLWRLEVQDQDAGRNFDSDISSVGIDGCWQADSQRLLNEVMVEHFFRQGMLDVAEELCQESGLSVDPSQKEPFVELNRILEALKVRVLRPALEWAVSNREMLIAQNSSLEFKLHRLYFISLLMGGTTNQREALQYAKNFQPFALNHQKDIQVLMGSLVYLRQGIENSPYVHLLDANQWADICDIFTRDACALLGLSVESPLSVSFSAGCVALPALINIKAVIEQRQCTGVWNQKDELPIEVDLGKKCWYHSIFACPILRQQTTDNNPPMKLVCGHIISRDALNKMFNGSKLKCPYCPMEQSPGDAKQIFF from the exons ctctggagactggaagttcaagatcaagatgctggcagg aattttgattCTGACATTAGCAGTGTGGGAATAGATGGCTGCTGGCAGGCAGACAGTCAGAGGCTTCTCAATGAGGTGATGGTAGAGCACTTCTTTCGACAAGGGATGCTGGACGTAGCTGAGGAGCTCTGCCAG gAATCTGGTCTTTCTGTAGACCCAAGTCAGAAAGAACCGTTTGTGGAGTTAAATAGAATTTTAGAAGCATTAAAAGTCAGAGTTCTGAGACCTGCTCTGGA aTGGGCAGTATCAAACCGAGAAATGCTCATAGCCCAAAACAGTTCCTTGGAATTTAAACTACACAGACTGTATTTCATTAGCTTGTTAATGGGCGGAACTACGAATCAGCGAGAAGCATTACAATATGCTAAAAATTTTCAGCCATTTGCCCTAAATCATCAAAAAG ACATTCAGGTTTTGATGGGAAGCCTTGTGTACCTGAGACAAGGGATTGAGAACTCACCATACGTTCACCTACTTGATGCAAACCAGTGGGCTGACATCTGTGACATCTTTACTCGGGACGCCTGTGCCCTCCTGGGGCTCTCGGTGGAGTCCCCTCTCAGTGTCAG tTTCTCAGCAGGTTGTGTGGCACTGCCAGCGTTAATTAATATCAAAGCCGTGATAGAACAGAGGCAGTGCACAGGAGTTTGGAACCAGAAAGATGAATTACCT ATTGAAGTGGACCTTGGTAAAAAGTGCTGGTATCACTCTATATTTGCCTGTCCCATTCTTCGTCAGCAAACAACAGATAACAATCCACCCATGAAATTGGTCTGTGGTCATATTATATCAAGAGATGCcctgaataaaatgtttaatggtAGCaa attaaaatgtccatattgtCCAATGGAACAAAGTCCAGGAGATGCCAAACAGATATTTTTCTGA
- the RMND5A gene encoding E3 ubiquitin-protein transferase RMND5A isoform X10, producing MFGLNEVDRSLWRLEVQDQDAGRNFDSDISSVGIDGCWQADSQRLLNEVMVEHFFRQGMLDVAEELCQESGLSVDPSQKEPFVELNRILEALKVRVLRPALEWAVSNREMLIAQNSSLEFKLHRLYFISLLMGGTTNQREALQYAKNFQPFALNHQKDIQVLMGSLVYLRQGIENSPYVHLLDANQWADICDIFTRDACALLGLSVESPLSVSFSAGCVALPALINIKAVIEQRQCTGVWNQKDELPIEVDLGKKCWYHSIFACPILRQQTTDNNPPMKLVCGHIISRDALNKMFNGSKLKCPYCPMEQSPGDAKQIFF from the exons ctctggagactggaagttcaagatcaagatgctggcagg aattttgattCTGACATTAGCAGTGTGGGAATAGATGGCTGCTGGCAGGCAGACAGTCAGAGGCTTCTCAATGAGGTGATGGTAGAGCACTTCTTTCGACAAGGGATGCTGGACGTAGCTGAGGAGCTCTGCCAG gAATCTGGTCTTTCTGTAGACCCAAGTCAGAAAGAACCGTTTGTGGAGTTAAATAGAATTTTAGAAGCATTAAAAGTCAGAGTTCTGAGACCTGCTCTGGA aTGGGCAGTATCAAACCGAGAAATGCTCATAGCCCAAAACAGTTCCTTGGAATTTAAACTACACAGACTGTATTTCATTAGCTTGTTAATGGGCGGAACTACGAATCAGCGAGAAGCATTACAATATGCTAAAAATTTTCAGCCATTTGCCCTAAATCATCAAAAAG ACATTCAGGTTTTGATGGGAAGCCTTGTGTACCTGAGACAAGGGATTGAGAACTCACCATACGTTCACCTACTTGATGCAAACCAGTGGGCTGACATCTGTGACATCTTTACTCGGGACGCCTGTGCCCTCCTGGGGCTCTCGGTGGAGTCCCCTCTCAGTGTCAG tTTCTCAGCAGGTTGTGTGGCACTGCCAGCGTTAATTAATATCAAAGCCGTGATAGAACAGAGGCAGTGCACAGGAGTTTGGAACCAGAAAGATGAATTACCT ATTGAAGTGGACCTTGGTAAAAAGTGCTGGTATCACTCTATATTTGCCTGTCCCATTCTTCGTCAGCAAACAACAGATAACAATCCACCCATGAAATTGGTCTGTGGTCATATTATATCAAGAGATGCcctgaataaaatgtttaatggtAGCaa attaaaatgtccatattgtCCAATGGAACAAAGTCCAGGAGATGCCAAACAGATATTTTTCTGA
- the RMND5A gene encoding E3 ubiquitin-protein transferase RMND5A isoform X11, whose product MFGLNELWRLEVQDQDAGRNFDSDISSVGIDGCWQADSQRLLNEVMVEHFFRQGMLDVAEELCQESGLSVDPSQKEPFVELNRILEALKVRVLRPALEWAVSNREMLIAQNSSLEFKLHRLYFISLLMGGTTNQREALQYAKNFQPFALNHQKDIQVLMGSLVYLRQGIENSPYVHLLDANQWADICDIFTRDACALLGLSVESPLSVSFSAGCVALPALINIKAVIEQRQCTGVWNQKDELPIEVDLGKKCWYHSIFACPILRQQTTDNNPPMKLVCGHIISRDALNKMFNGSKLKCPYCPMEQSPGDAKQIFF is encoded by the exons ctctggagactggaagttcaagatcaagatgctggcagg aattttgattCTGACATTAGCAGTGTGGGAATAGATGGCTGCTGGCAGGCAGACAGTCAGAGGCTTCTCAATGAGGTGATGGTAGAGCACTTCTTTCGACAAGGGATGCTGGACGTAGCTGAGGAGCTCTGCCAG gAATCTGGTCTTTCTGTAGACCCAAGTCAGAAAGAACCGTTTGTGGAGTTAAATAGAATTTTAGAAGCATTAAAAGTCAGAGTTCTGAGACCTGCTCTGGA aTGGGCAGTATCAAACCGAGAAATGCTCATAGCCCAAAACAGTTCCTTGGAATTTAAACTACACAGACTGTATTTCATTAGCTTGTTAATGGGCGGAACTACGAATCAGCGAGAAGCATTACAATATGCTAAAAATTTTCAGCCATTTGCCCTAAATCATCAAAAAG ACATTCAGGTTTTGATGGGAAGCCTTGTGTACCTGAGACAAGGGATTGAGAACTCACCATACGTTCACCTACTTGATGCAAACCAGTGGGCTGACATCTGTGACATCTTTACTCGGGACGCCTGTGCCCTCCTGGGGCTCTCGGTGGAGTCCCCTCTCAGTGTCAG tTTCTCAGCAGGTTGTGTGGCACTGCCAGCGTTAATTAATATCAAAGCCGTGATAGAACAGAGGCAGTGCACAGGAGTTTGGAACCAGAAAGATGAATTACCT ATTGAAGTGGACCTTGGTAAAAAGTGCTGGTATCACTCTATATTTGCCTGTCCCATTCTTCGTCAGCAAACAACAGATAACAATCCACCCATGAAATTGGTCTGTGGTCATATTATATCAAGAGATGCcctgaataaaatgtttaatggtAGCaa attaaaatgtccatattgtCCAATGGAACAAAGTCCAGGAGATGCCAAACAGATATTTTTCTGA
- the RMND5A gene encoding E3 ubiquitin-protein transferase RMND5A isoform X9, translating to MGSCASAAWRSSSTTPAASSTRSCRATNFDSDISSVGIDGCWQADSQRLLNEVMVEHFFRQGMLDVAEELCQESGLSVDPSQKEPFVELNRILEALKVRVLRPALEWAVSNREMLIAQNSSLEFKLHRLYFISLLMGGTTNQREALQYAKNFQPFALNHQKDIQVLMGSLVYLRQGIENSPYVHLLDANQWADICDIFTRDACALLGLSVESPLSVSFSAGCVALPALINIKAVIEQRQCTGVWNQKDELPIEVDLGKKCWYHSIFACPILRQQTTDNNPPMKLVCGHIISRDALNKMFNGSKLKCPYCPMEQSPGDAKQIFF from the exons aattttgattCTGACATTAGCAGTGTGGGAATAGATGGCTGCTGGCAGGCAGACAGTCAGAGGCTTCTCAATGAGGTGATGGTAGAGCACTTCTTTCGACAAGGGATGCTGGACGTAGCTGAGGAGCTCTGCCAG gAATCTGGTCTTTCTGTAGACCCAAGTCAGAAAGAACCGTTTGTGGAGTTAAATAGAATTTTAGAAGCATTAAAAGTCAGAGTTCTGAGACCTGCTCTGGA aTGGGCAGTATCAAACCGAGAAATGCTCATAGCCCAAAACAGTTCCTTGGAATTTAAACTACACAGACTGTATTTCATTAGCTTGTTAATGGGCGGAACTACGAATCAGCGAGAAGCATTACAATATGCTAAAAATTTTCAGCCATTTGCCCTAAATCATCAAAAAG ACATTCAGGTTTTGATGGGAAGCCTTGTGTACCTGAGACAAGGGATTGAGAACTCACCATACGTTCACCTACTTGATGCAAACCAGTGGGCTGACATCTGTGACATCTTTACTCGGGACGCCTGTGCCCTCCTGGGGCTCTCGGTGGAGTCCCCTCTCAGTGTCAG tTTCTCAGCAGGTTGTGTGGCACTGCCAGCGTTAATTAATATCAAAGCCGTGATAGAACAGAGGCAGTGCACAGGAGTTTGGAACCAGAAAGATGAATTACCT ATTGAAGTGGACCTTGGTAAAAAGTGCTGGTATCACTCTATATTTGCCTGTCCCATTCTTCGTCAGCAAACAACAGATAACAATCCACCCATGAAATTGGTCTGTGGTCATATTATATCAAGAGATGCcctgaataaaatgtttaatggtAGCaa attaaaatgtccatattgtCCAATGGAACAAAGTCCAGGAGATGCCAAACAGATATTTTTCTGA